Proteins encoded together in one Deinococcus hopiensis KR-140 window:
- a CDS encoding HNH endonuclease: MARRHPESNWPPPPREPERCGLCGRETPLLTEHHLVPRSQGRRQGVKMQDLPTVTLCPACHKFLHRTFSNAELAGEYHSVDALLEHEAVRRFVAWVRTQPASKGIRVR, from the coding sequence ATGGCCCGCCGCCATCCCGAATCCAACTGGCCCCCGCCCCCACGCGAGCCCGAGCGCTGCGGCCTGTGTGGGCGCGAAACGCCGCTGCTCACCGAACACCACCTCGTGCCCCGGTCCCAGGGACGGCGGCAGGGCGTGAAGATGCAGGACCTGCCCACGGTGACGCTGTGCCCGGCCTGCCACAAGTTCTTGCACCGCACCTTCTCCAACGCTGAGCTTGCGGGCGAGTACCACAGTGTGGACGCCCTGCTGGAGCACGAGGCCGTGCGCCGCTTCGTGGCCTGGGTGCGGACCCAGCCCGCAAGCAAGGGCATCCGGGTGAGGTGA
- a CDS encoding Gfo/Idh/MocA family protein, protein MPLKPDLPLPEPETRRVGYAIVGIGELSSSELIPAARTSEHAYVAALVTGDVEKGRAFATAHGLTDADVYPYGEFGKLAEREDVEAVYIVLPNRLHREYVERAARMGKQVLCEKPLGVNASDAQAMVDACREAGVLLMTAYRCQYTPAHWAARDAVQGGKLGPVKLVDSIHGQVEDDPEAWRLRRDLAGGGPLPDVGIYCLNTIRFVLGTEPEWAFATLYQPENDERFREVEESLSFMLGFPGGVIANALTSYGIHKTATLRVLGEAGTALMDPAFTYEGLKVTLTDKEGEFTPSFPDADQFGLELDHFAGCVRSGRRPWTPGEEGVQDHRIMDALYESARTGQVVRLEAVPGMDVFRGEKPEVPGQS, encoded by the coding sequence ATGCCCCTGAAACCGGACCTGCCCCTGCCGGAACCCGAGACGCGCCGCGTCGGGTACGCCATCGTCGGCATCGGAGAACTGAGCAGCAGCGAGTTGATTCCCGCTGCCCGTACGAGCGAGCACGCCTACGTCGCTGCCCTCGTCACGGGCGATGTAGAAAAAGGCCGGGCCTTCGCCACGGCCCATGGCCTTACCGATGCGGACGTATACCCCTACGGGGAGTTCGGGAAGCTCGCGGAACGCGAAGACGTGGAAGCCGTCTACATCGTGCTGCCCAACCGCCTGCACCGGGAATATGTGGAGCGCGCGGCGCGCATGGGCAAGCAGGTGCTGTGCGAGAAGCCCTTGGGCGTGAACGCTTCCGACGCGCAGGCGATGGTAGACGCCTGCCGGGAAGCCGGGGTGCTCCTCATGACTGCCTACCGTTGCCAGTACACCCCGGCCCATTGGGCCGCACGAGACGCCGTGCAGGGCGGCAAGCTCGGGCCAGTCAAACTCGTGGATTCCATTCACGGTCAGGTGGAGGACGATCCGGAGGCCTGGCGGCTGAGGCGCGACCTGGCGGGCGGCGGACCGCTGCCGGACGTGGGTATCTACTGCCTGAACACCATCCGCTTCGTGCTGGGCACTGAGCCCGAGTGGGCGTTTGCCACCCTTTACCAGCCGGAAAATGACGAACGCTTCCGCGAAGTGGAGGAGTCTTTGAGCTTCATGCTCGGCTTTCCCGGCGGCGTAATCGCCAACGCCCTGACGAGCTACGGCATCCACAAGACCGCCACCCTGCGCGTGCTGGGCGAGGCGGGCACGGCGCTGATGGACCCCGCCTTTACTTACGAGGGCCTGAAAGTGACCCTGACGGACAAAGAGGGTGAGTTCACGCCCAGCTTTCCGGACGCGGACCAGTTCGGGTTGGAGCTGGACCATTTTGCGGGCTGCGTCCGCTCAGGCAGGCGGCCCTGGACCCCCGGCGAGGAGGGTGTGCAAGACCACCGCATCATGGACGCGCTGTACGAGAGCGCGCGCACGGGGCAGGTGGTGCGGCTGGAGGCGGTGCCCGGCATGGACGTTTTCCGGGGTGAGAAGCCGGAGGTACCGGGTCAGTCGTAA
- a CDS encoding c-type cytochrome, with protein MKRTVRRSLWFLALPALAAPVLAAVTQGGPSGAKAGGNPFELKFSAPSAAHGQALSATCQGCHGAGGVSTNPDTPRLAGQGAGYIRFQLTAFRAKIRPSPVMQRVASHLRDQDIADLAAYFAARPVGTAWKTEDAALRAQGQALFQGGDAKRNVIACAICHGPDGRGEDRLGVASVTNQSPGYALGVLHEFKGAPSFGGIIHPEAMRIALQPLSEADLRAVAAYLSSMK; from the coding sequence ATGAAGAGGACTGTTCGCCGTTCGCTGTGGTTTCTCGCCCTTCCTGCACTCGCTGCCCCCGTTCTCGCCGCCGTGACCCAGGGTGGGCCCTCCGGAGCCAAGGCTGGAGGCAACCCCTTCGAGTTGAAGTTCTCGGCGCCCAGCGCCGCCCACGGACAGGCGCTCTCGGCCACCTGTCAGGGCTGCCACGGTGCGGGCGGCGTGAGCACCAACCCCGACACGCCCCGACTGGCCGGTCAGGGAGCGGGCTACATCCGTTTTCAGCTCACGGCCTTCCGGGCCAAGATCCGGCCCAGCCCCGTCATGCAGCGGGTCGCCTCGCATCTCCGCGATCAGGACATTGCGGACCTGGCCGCCTACTTCGCCGCGCGTCCGGTGGGCACGGCCTGGAAGACGGAGGACGCCGCGCTGCGCGCCCAGGGACAGGCGCTGTTTCAGGGGGGAGACGCGAAACGCAACGTGATCGCCTGCGCCATCTGCCACGGTCCGGACGGACGCGGCGAGGACCGCCTCGGCGTCGCCAGCGTGACCAACCAGTCGCCGGGCTACGCGCTGGGTGTGCTGCACGAGTTCAAGGGCGCGCCCTCATTTGGCGGCATCATTCATCCGGAGGCCATGCGAATCGCCCTCCAACCGCTCAGCGAGGCAGACCTGAGGGCCGTGGCAGCGTACCTCAGCTCGATGAAGTAA
- a CDS encoding YtxH domain-containing protein, giving the protein MSHRDDREEHHFPIKRLLLLGALIGGGAYYFSREQNRKALDQKLAELGLKDAAENVGDSVSRGWEKTKDAATSAGHVLADKAGDVKDAVQQGGVQAGLDKAKDVASDAKVAVAGAVAGATDAAKDVAQSVKQEAQAAQGPVKDAAQEAKQHLHHAADQASAKVADVMDRAGDAAKQAGQQVQHAADQAGAKAADVVDSAQTRAQDAGQHLHHAADQASARVPDVMDQAGDAAQQGTGQAQHVAAVTAQIAAHQVSQGQDTTPVVTETPGETHSGTQPPRNDVQRIVNEVIANTPPLPSSVKDAERKM; this is encoded by the coding sequence ATGTCGCACCGTGATGACCGTGAAGAGCACCACTTTCCCATCAAACGCCTGCTGCTGCTCGGTGCCCTGATCGGCGGGGGCGCGTACTACTTCAGCCGCGAGCAAAACCGCAAGGCCCTGGACCAGAAACTCGCGGAACTCGGGTTGAAAGACGCGGCCGAGAACGTGGGCGACAGCGTGTCGAGAGGCTGGGAAAAGACGAAGGACGCCGCCACGAGCGCCGGGCACGTCCTGGCCGACAAGGCCGGCGACGTCAAGGACGCCGTGCAGCAGGGCGGCGTGCAGGCCGGGCTGGACAAGGCCAAGGACGTGGCCAGTGACGCGAAGGTGGCCGTAGCGGGCGCGGTGGCCGGGGCGACGGACGCGGCCAAGGACGTGGCCCAAAGCGTCAAGCAGGAAGCGCAGGCCGCCCAGGGGCCTGTGAAGGACGCGGCGCAAGAGGCGAAGCAGCACCTGCACCACGCTGCTGATCAGGCATCGGCGAAGGTGGCCGATGTGATGGACCGTGCCGGGGACGCCGCCAAGCAGGCGGGGCAGCAGGTCCAGCACGCGGCGGATCAGGCGGGCGCGAAAGCGGCCGACGTGGTGGACAGCGCCCAGACCAGGGCCCAGGACGCGGGGCAACACCTGCACCACGCCGCAGATCAGGCTTCAGCCCGGGTACCGGACGTGATGGATCAGGCGGGCGACGCGGCCCAGCAGGGTACGGGCCAGGCCCAGCATGTGGCCGCCGTCACCGCCCAGATCGCTGCCCACCAGGTCAGCCAGGGCCAGGACACCACGCCGGTTGTGACCGAGACGCCCGGCGAAACCCATTCCGGCACCCAGCCACCCCGCAACGACGTGCAGCGCATCGTGAACGAGGTGATCGCCAATACGCCGCCCCTGCCCAGCAGCGTCAAGGACGCCGAACGCAAGATGTGA
- the clpS gene encoding ATP-dependent Clp protease adapter ClpS, which yields MTRRDGEGRTQTLERLKTQRPRLYRVLLLNDDYTPMDFVVYVLERYFRKSEHEAQLIMLAVHHKGQGVAGVYTRDAAETKVAQVTAKARQEGHPLRLVTEPEPEE from the coding sequence ATGACGCGCAGGGACGGCGAGGGCCGCACGCAAACGCTCGAACGCCTGAAAACGCAGCGGCCCCGGCTGTACCGGGTGCTGCTGCTGAACGACGACTACACCCCGATGGACTTCGTGGTGTACGTGCTGGAGCGCTACTTCCGCAAGTCCGAGCACGAGGCGCAACTGATTATGCTGGCCGTGCATCACAAGGGGCAGGGCGTGGCGGGCGTTTACACGCGCGACGCGGCCGAAACGAAAGTCGCGCAGGTGACCGCCAAGGCCCGGCAGGAGGGTCACCCCCTGCGGCTGGTCACGGAACCGGAGCCCGAAGAATGA
- a CDS encoding GNAT family N-acetyltransferase, with the protein MPPLLRPATPTDAAFAAPLIQATAGQIGYALTGEGDGGDAARVIAAFFRQPDNRLSFGHTLILEEGGSPVGLAVAYPGNEARRLDEPFRARLRALGLPDRIDPEASPGELYLDTLAVVPSARDRGLGGLLLGACLAHAAALGLPRLGLLTVPGGAAERLYRRHGFASGGVRQVAGEDYVHLVRPV; encoded by the coding sequence ATGCCTCCGCTCCTGCGCCCCGCCACGCCCACGGACGCTGCCTTTGCCGCCCCCCTGATCCAGGCCACCGCCGGCCAGATCGGATACGCGCTGACAGGCGAGGGGGACGGCGGGGACGCGGCGCGGGTGATCGCCGCCTTTTTCAGGCAGCCGGACAACCGGCTCAGCTTTGGGCACACCCTGATCTTGGAAGAGGGCGGCAGTCCCGTGGGCCTGGCCGTCGCGTACCCTGGGAACGAGGCCAGGCGACTGGACGAGCCTTTCCGGGCGCGGTTGCGGGCGCTGGGTCTGCCGGACCGGATAGACCCGGAAGCCTCGCCCGGCGAGCTGTATCTGGACACGCTGGCGGTGGTGCCGAGCGCGCGGGACCGGGGACTGGGCGGCCTGCTGCTCGGCGCTTGCCTCGCCCACGCTGCTGCGCTCGGCCTGCCCCGGTTGGGCCTGCTGACGGTGCCGGGTGGAGCGGCAGAGCGGCTTTACCGGCGGCACGGCTTTGCCTCGGGGGGTGTACGCCAGGTGGCAGGCGAGGACTACGTTCACCTGGTCCGTCCGGTCTGA
- the yidD gene encoding membrane protein insertion efficiency factor YidD yields MPRPEFPIGGLAVSGIRLYQRAVSPRKGFRCAHAALHGGESCSAAVVRIIREDGVLGGRRRIAARFGQCRAAHDAIHGGSPLAAGSSLEARGVCCIGPIPIPFRCG; encoded by the coding sequence ATGCCCCGCCCAGAATTCCCCATCGGTGGCCTCGCCGTGTCCGGCATTCGTCTGTACCAGCGCGCCGTCTCGCCCCGCAAGGGCTTTCGCTGCGCGCACGCGGCCCTTCACGGCGGCGAGTCGTGCTCGGCGGCAGTGGTGCGGATCATTCGGGAAGATGGGGTGCTGGGGGGAAGGCGGCGGATTGCCGCCCGCTTCGGGCAGTGCCGGGCCGCGCACGACGCCATCCACGGCGGCTCGCCCCTCGCCGCCGGGTCCAGCCTGGAGGCGAGGGGCGTGTGCTGCATCGGGCCGATTCCCATTCCCTTCCGGTGCGGATAG
- a CDS encoding FAD-dependent oxidoreductase, producing MTRRPGDVCIVGGGPAGMVLALLLARQGIGVTVLEAARDFQRNFRGDTLHPAIMELMAELGLAAPLLRLAHTRAHQARFISSGRAQTIADFSRLRTPYPYLTVMAQSRFLTFLAGELARYPRARIEMGARVEGLLEGKGGEVEGVVYRQGGELHELRAALMVGTDGRFSKVRALAGLPLRRLSPGQDVLWFSLPRQDGDPGGSIDLHLGGPHCIVTTDHGERWQVGYSIRKGSYAEARSLGVGPIRQAVAETIPWLAGRLHLLTEWGQLHLLAVEVARVRRWWRPGLLLIGDAAHPISPIGGMGINMAVQDAIAAANHLCAPLRAGRVRPRHLARVQRTRAWQIAFLQAQQVIEEREVIGIHVGAQLHVPTTLLKVLHSLPGLRRLPGYITAYGLSPVRLRSGWAVERA from the coding sequence ATGACGAGGCGGCCAGGAGACGTATGCATCGTGGGTGGAGGCCCCGCCGGAATGGTGCTGGCGCTCCTGCTGGCGCGGCAGGGCATCGGCGTGACGGTGCTGGAAGCCGCCCGCGATTTCCAGCGCAACTTCCGGGGCGACACCCTGCATCCCGCAATCATGGAACTGATGGCCGAACTCGGCCTCGCTGCGCCACTTTTGCGGCTGGCACACACGCGGGCGCACCAGGCCCGCTTTATCTCCTCGGGCCGCGCCCAGACCATCGCGGACTTCTCCCGGCTCCGCACGCCTTATCCCTACCTCACGGTCATGGCGCAGTCACGGTTTCTCACCTTTCTGGCCGGAGAACTGGCCCGTTATCCCAGGGCGCGAATCGAGATGGGCGCGCGGGTGGAGGGCTTGCTGGAGGGCAAGGGGGGAGAGGTGGAAGGGGTGGTTTACCGCCAGGGGGGCGAACTCCACGAGTTGCGCGCGGCGTTGATGGTGGGCACCGATGGCCGCTTTTCCAAGGTGCGGGCCCTGGCAGGCCTGCCCCTGCGCCGCCTCTCGCCCGGGCAGGACGTGCTGTGGTTCTCGCTGCCCCGGCAAGACGGTGATCCCGGGGGCAGCATCGACTTGCACCTCGGGGGCCCGCACTGCATCGTGACCACCGATCACGGCGAGCGTTGGCAGGTGGGCTACTCCATCCGCAAGGGCAGCTACGCCGAGGCGCGCTCACTTGGCGTCGGTCCCATCCGGCAGGCGGTGGCGGAGACGATTCCCTGGCTGGCGGGTCGGCTGCACCTGCTGACCGAGTGGGGGCAGCTGCACCTGCTCGCCGTCGAGGTGGCCCGGGTGCGGCGCTGGTGGCGGCCCGGCCTGCTGCTGATCGGCGACGCGGCCCATCCTATCTCGCCCATCGGCGGCATGGGCATCAATATGGCTGTGCAGGACGCCATCGCGGCGGCCAACCATCTCTGCGCCCCACTCAGGGCTGGGCGCGTGAGGCCCCGGCACCTCGCGCGGGTGCAGCGGACGCGGGCGTGGCAAATTGCCTTCTTGCAGGCGCAGCAGGTCATCGAGGAGCGGGAGGTGATCGGTATCCATGTGGGCGCGCAGCTTCACGTGCCCACCACGCTGCTCAAGGTGCTGCACAGTCTGCCCGGCTTGCGCCGACTGCCGGGCTACATCACGGCGTATGGACTTAGCCCGGTGCGGCTCCGTTCAGGGTGGGCGGTAGAGCGGGCGTAG
- a CDS encoding GNAT family N-acetyltransferase, translating to MPDQHHLTLRERRPEDLPYLWRWEHAEGDAEWKRWDAPYFHEREAPSTVTLKEFTAKALGQSPSPNSRIIALNGECIGSISRCEEHPRGGGWWEIGVLIHDPASWGGGLGTRALEVWTDATFRETEAHVVTLTTWSGNVRMVRAAERAGYRECGRVPQARLWRGQRWDSVRLCALKREWEARRQDQASRPNTPG from the coding sequence ATGCCCGATCAACACCACCTGACCCTCCGTGAGCGCCGTCCCGAAGACCTTCCCTACCTCTGGCGCTGGGAACACGCCGAGGGGGACGCCGAGTGGAAGCGCTGGGACGCGCCGTACTTCCACGAGCGGGAAGCGCCCTCCACCGTCACGCTGAAAGAGTTCACGGCGAAGGCACTGGGCCAGTCCCCCTCGCCGAACAGCCGCATCATCGCCTTGAACGGCGAGTGCATCGGCAGCATCTCCCGGTGTGAGGAACATCCCCGGGGCGGTGGCTGGTGGGAAATCGGCGTCCTGATCCATGACCCGGCCTCCTGGGGCGGCGGTCTAGGCACGCGGGCGCTGGAGGTGTGGACCGACGCCACCTTCCGCGAAACGGAAGCGCACGTCGTGACGCTGACCACCTGGAGCGGCAACGTGCGGATGGTCCGCGCCGCCGAGCGCGCGGGCTACCGCGAGTGCGGGCGGGTGCCGCAAGCGCGGCTGTGGCGTGGACAACGCTGGGACAGCGTGCGCCTGTGCGCGCTGAAGCGGGAGTGGGAGGCGCGGCGGCAGGATCAGGCCAGCCGCCCGAACACGCCCGGGTAA
- a CDS encoding AAA family ATPase translates to MIGDHLQVTLGRAADYAREAGHELVTLEHLLLALTHDPEAQEALLAVGTDVGKLRDDLHEVLEGFEVTHDPQPEFTLGVHRVVQGAVLQLHASGKGSQEADGARVLVELLEEEDSPARAVLEAQGVTRLDVLAFVSHGTAKVAGRERERYVAGADGEAEDEAGTEEGDPLKAYATDLTAAARAGEFDPVIGREAELERTVHILARRAKNNPVLVGEPGVGKTALAEGLAQRVADGQAPGFLRGASVYALDLGALLAGTRYRGDFEQRLKGVLAALDGQNAVLFIDELHTLVGAGATEGGSVDAANLLKPALARGKLRVLGATTPAELRHLEKDRALWRRFQTVEVPEPSEEDTLAILRGLAPGYARHHGVTYTDGALGAAVRLSSRHLRDRFLPDKAIDVLDEAGAARSSVGRGGEIGEGDVEATVARMARVPVGAVKAEEVKSLATLEAELKARVFGQDAAVEAVASAVKLARAGLRDPQKPQGAFLFAGPTGVGKTELARALADRLGVHLARFDMSEYQEAHTVARLIGAPPGYVGFDQGGLLTDAVAKNPHAVLLLDEIEKAHPDVYNLFLQLMDHGTLTDHTGKKVDGRGLLLVFTTNAGAADASRPALGFSREGRTGEEAEAVKRTFTPEFRNRLDAVIHFRPLSREVMAGVVDKFLRELEGQLAERGVALTVTPAARARLGLLGHDPLMGARPLARVIEEKVKRPLADELLFGRLKDGGEVTVDAQAEGFTFESPGHSAGPMQEPSLLN, encoded by the coding sequence ATGATCGGCGATCACCTGCAAGTCACCCTGGGCCGCGCCGCAGACTACGCGCGCGAGGCCGGGCACGAACTCGTCACGCTGGAGCACCTGCTGCTGGCCCTGACCCACGATCCGGAAGCCCAGGAGGCTTTGCTGGCCGTGGGCACCGACGTCGGAAAGCTGCGCGACGATCTCCACGAGGTGCTGGAAGGCTTTGAGGTCACCCACGATCCTCAGCCCGAATTCACCCTCGGTGTCCACCGTGTGGTGCAGGGCGCGGTGCTGCAGCTGCACGCCAGCGGCAAGGGCAGCCAGGAGGCCGACGGCGCGAGGGTGCTGGTGGAACTGCTGGAGGAGGAAGACTCGCCCGCCCGCGCCGTCCTGGAAGCCCAGGGGGTGACCCGCCTGGACGTGCTGGCCTTCGTCTCCCACGGCACGGCGAAGGTGGCGGGCCGTGAGCGCGAGCGCTACGTGGCGGGTGCGGACGGCGAGGCCGAGGACGAGGCGGGCACGGAGGAGGGTGACCCCCTGAAGGCGTATGCCACGGACCTCACCGCCGCCGCCCGCGCAGGCGAGTTTGACCCGGTCATCGGGCGTGAGGCCGAGCTGGAGCGCACCGTCCACATCCTCGCCCGGCGGGCAAAGAACAACCCCGTCCTCGTGGGCGAGCCGGGCGTGGGCAAGACGGCCCTGGCCGAGGGGCTGGCGCAGCGGGTGGCAGACGGCCAGGCGCCCGGGTTCCTGCGCGGGGCCTCGGTTTACGCACTGGACCTCGGGGCCCTGCTCGCCGGAACGCGCTACCGGGGCGACTTCGAGCAGCGGCTCAAGGGTGTCCTCGCCGCGCTGGACGGGCAGAACGCGGTGCTGTTTATCGACGAGCTGCACACCCTCGTTGGGGCCGGAGCCACCGAGGGCGGCAGCGTGGACGCCGCGAACCTCCTCAAGCCTGCCCTGGCGCGGGGCAAGCTGCGGGTGCTGGGGGCCACCACACCCGCCGAACTGCGCCACCTGGAAAAGGACCGCGCCTTGTGGCGGCGCTTCCAGACGGTGGAGGTGCCCGAGCCGTCCGAGGAGGACACCCTCGCGATCTTGCGGGGCCTCGCGCCCGGGTATGCCAGACACCACGGGGTCACGTATACCGACGGGGCGCTGGGAGCGGCCGTGCGCCTCTCCTCCCGGCACCTGCGCGACCGCTTTTTGCCCGACAAGGCCATCGACGTGCTGGATGAGGCGGGGGCCGCCCGCTCGTCGGTGGGCAGGGGCGGCGAGATTGGGGAGGGAGACGTCGAGGCGACGGTGGCCCGCATGGCGCGCGTGCCCGTGGGCGCGGTGAAGGCTGAGGAAGTCAAATCCCTCGCCACGCTTGAGGCGGAACTGAAGGCGCGGGTGTTCGGGCAGGACGCGGCCGTAGAGGCGGTCGCCAGCGCCGTGAAGCTCGCGAGGGCCGGGCTGCGGGACCCGCAGAAACCGCAGGGGGCCTTCCTGTTCGCCGGGCCGACGGGCGTGGGCAAGACGGAACTCGCGCGGGCACTCGCAGACCGCTTGGGCGTCCACCTCGCCCGCTTCGACATGAGCGAGTACCAGGAGGCGCACACCGTCGCCCGGCTGATCGGGGCTCCTCCCGGTTACGTGGGCTTCGATCAGGGCGGCCTGCTGACGGACGCAGTGGCGAAAAATCCACACGCCGTGTTGCTGCTCGACGAGATCGAGAAGGCGCACCCGGACGTGTACAACCTCTTCCTGCAGCTCATGGACCACGGCACCCTGACCGACCACACCGGCAAGAAGGTGGACGGACGCGGGCTCCTGCTGGTGTTCACCACGAACGCGGGGGCCGCCGACGCTTCGCGCCCTGCGCTGGGCTTCTCGCGCGAGGGCCGGACGGGCGAGGAAGCGGAGGCCGTCAAGCGTACCTTTACCCCCGAGTTCCGCAACCGCCTCGACGCGGTAATTCACTTCCGGCCCCTGTCGCGCGAGGTGATGGCGGGGGTGGTGGACAAGTTTCTGCGTGAGCTGGAGGGGCAACTGGCCGAACGGGGCGTGGCGCTGACCGTGACGCCCGCCGCCCGCGCCCGCCTGGGGTTGCTGGGGCACGATCCCCTGATGGGCGCGCGTCCCCTGGCCCGGGTGATCGAGGAAAAGGTCAAGCGCCCGCTGGCTGACGAACTGCTGTTCGGACGGCTCAAGGATGGCGGCGAGGTAACGGTGGACGCCCAGGCCGAGGGCTTCACGTTTGAGTCGCCGGGCCACAGCGCTGGGCCCATGCAGGAGCCGTCCCTCCTGAACTGA
- a CDS encoding GNAT family N-acetyltransferase encodes MRPVDASSTPPPRHTRSALGVVLRDRRPDDLPLLAHWLTDAGAEWRRWDAPYFPAPVTNRTMETYVAHMAAHPPDADEQVIDVDGVCVGMVNRSQEEPEGGGWWDLGILILDPAYWGGGVGTQALALWVADTFDWTDAHVLTVTTWSGNERMIRLARRLGFRECGRVREARVLGGRRFDQVRLDLLRAEWEAGPW; translated from the coding sequence ATGCGCCCCGTGGACGCTTCTTCCACCCCGCCGCCCCGCCACACCCGGAGTGCCCTCGGCGTCGTCCTGCGCGACCGCCGCCCGGACGATCTGCCCCTCCTGGCCCACTGGCTGACCGACGCCGGGGCCGAGTGGCGGCGCTGGGACGCCCCATATTTCCCAGCCCCGGTCACGAACCGCACGATGGAAACGTACGTCGCCCACATGGCCGCTCATCCTCCCGACGCCGACGAGCAGGTCATCGACGTGGACGGCGTATGCGTGGGGATGGTCAACCGCTCTCAGGAGGAGCCTGAAGGCGGCGGCTGGTGGGACCTGGGGATTCTGATCCTGGATCCGGCGTACTGGGGCGGGGGGGTGGGCACACAGGCGCTGGCCCTGTGGGTGGCCGACACCTTCGACTGGACTGACGCCCACGTGCTGACCGTGACGACCTGGAGCGGCAACGAACGGATGATTCGACTGGCCCGCCGCTTGGGCTTTCGGGAGTGCGGGCGGGTGCGCGAGGCCCGGGTGCTGGGCGGCCGGAGGTTCGATCAAGTGCGGCTGGACTTGCTGCGCGCCGAGTGGGAGGCGGGGCCGTGGTGA
- a CDS encoding DUF1517 domain-containing protein has product MPNFSPRPALLHSPRRLLALFALLVLVFAALAQAQSGGGFGGRSSGSSRSSGSSGSSSRGGGGYGGGYSGGGYSGGGYSGPVIINNGGYGGGYGGGYSGGGGGGGFGLFGLILFGVVVFMVIAFMRRGLSAGGSGRTLGGLGAVAGTAQALSVQLLLAEGDEVKRDLQRIAQNGDPDTNEGLAQMFQEASLALLRHPERWVYGNVQRAQGEASSADSQVGAWATEARAAFTDQTTSNYQNRDPHSGYAHRGDYTFQKEVGDMYLAVTLAVAAHALGNLPPAGVTTMAEARAALNAISSVNPGDLIRAEVVWSPDAEGEFLSEEEAIQKYPKLTKL; this is encoded by the coding sequence ATGCCGAACTTCAGCCCACGCCCTGCGCTTCTCCACTCCCCACGGCGCCTGCTCGCCCTGTTCGCGCTGTTGGTCCTGGTCTTTGCCGCCCTCGCCCAGGCCCAGTCTGGCGGCGGTTTTGGAGGACGCAGCAGCGGCTCGTCGCGCTCGTCCGGCAGCAGTGGCAGTTCCAGCCGGGGGGGCGGTGGATATGGTGGCGGGTATTCCGGCGGTGGCTACTCCGGCGGTGGCTACTCCGGCCCGGTCATCATCAACAACGGGGGCTACGGTGGGGGCTACGGCGGCGGCTATTCCGGCGGAGGTGGAGGCGGTGGCTTCGGGCTGTTCGGCCTGATCCTGTTCGGGGTGGTCGTGTTTATGGTGATCGCCTTTATGCGCCGCGGCCTGAGCGCCGGGGGCAGTGGCCGCACCCTGGGCGGCCTGGGCGCCGTCGCCGGCACCGCCCAGGCCCTGAGCGTTCAGCTGCTGCTCGCCGAGGGCGACGAGGTGAAGCGTGACCTCCAGCGCATCGCACAAAACGGAGACCCCGACACCAACGAGGGCCTGGCGCAGATGTTTCAGGAAGCGTCCCTCGCGCTGCTGCGTCACCCCGAGCGCTGGGTGTACGGCAACGTGCAGCGGGCGCAGGGCGAAGCCAGCTCCGCCGACAGCCAGGTGGGCGCCTGGGCCACCGAGGCCCGCGCGGCCTTCACAGACCAGACCACCAGCAACTACCAGAACCGCGATCCCCACAGCGGCTACGCCCACCGGGGTGACTACACCTTCCAGAAGGAGGTGGGAGACATGTACCTCGCCGTTACCCTGGCCGTCGCCGCGCACGCCTTGGGCAATCTGCCCCCCGCGGGCGTGACCACGATGGCTGAGGCGAGGGCGGCCCTGAACGCCATTTCCTCGGTCAACCCCGGCGACCTCATCCGCGCCGAGGTGGTCTGGAGTCCCGACGCCGAAGGCGAATTCCTGAGCGAGGAGGAGGCGATCCAGAAGTATCCGAAGCTCACGAAGCTGTGA